One window of the Thermodesulfobacteriota bacterium genome contains the following:
- the groL gene encoding chaperonin GroEL (60 kDa chaperone family; promotes refolding of misfolded polypeptides especially under stressful conditions; forms two stacked rings of heptamers to form a barrel-shaped 14mer; ends can be capped by GroES; misfolded proteins enter the barrel where they are refolded when GroES binds), with product MGKELKYSQEARNAILRGVNILADAVKVTLGPKGRNVILEKSFGSPVVTKDGVTVAKEIELEDKFENMGAQMVKEVASKTSDTAGDGTTTATVLAQAIYREGSKVVAAGANPMDVKRGIDLAVEEVVKELKKLSKPTKDQKEISQVGKISANNDETIGEIIAEAMNKVGKEGVITVEEAKGMETTLEVVEGMQFDRGYLSPYFVTDPEKMEAVLEDAYILLNEKKISSMKDLLPILEQIAKMGKPLLIIAEDVEGEALATLVVNKLRGTLKCCAVKAPGFGDRRKAMLEDIAILTGGRVISEDLGIKLENVKLTDLGRAKRIVVDKDNTTIVDGAGDKDDIEARVKQIRVQIEETTSDYDREKLQERLAKIIGGVAVINVGAATETEMKEKKARVEDALNATRAAVEEGIVPGGGVAYLRCIPALEKLKVEGDKKIGVDIIKKALEEPIRQIANNAGQEGSVVTEKVKNEKGAFGFDAATEEYTDMIKAGIIDPTKVVRLALQNAASVASLMITTEAVVAEKPEKKPQYPSMPPGGGMGGMGDMY from the coding sequence ATGGGAAAAGAATTGAAATACAGTCAGGAAGCCCGCAACGCCATCCTGCGGGGCGTCAATATTCTGGCCGATGCGGTCAAGGTGACCCTGGGTCCGAAGGGCCGAAACGTGATCCTGGAGAAATCCTTCGGATCGCCGGTCGTCACCAAAGACGGCGTGACCGTGGCCAAGGAGATTGAACTGGAGGACAAATTCGAAAACATGGGAGCCCAGATGGTGAAGGAGGTGGCCAGCAAAACCTCGGACACCGCTGGCGACGGAACGACCACGGCGACCGTTTTGGCCCAAGCCATCTACCGGGAGGGTTCGAAGGTCGTCGCGGCCGGGGCCAATCCGATGGATGTGAAGAGAGGGATCGACCTGGCCGTCGAAGAGGTTGTGAAGGAGCTAAAAAAATTGAGCAAACCGACGAAGGACCAGAAAGAGATCTCCCAGGTCGGAAAGATCTCCGCGAACAATGACGAGACCATCGGCGAAATCATCGCGGAGGCGATGAACAAAGTCGGAAAAGAAGGGGTCATCACGGTCGAGGAGGCCAAGGGGATGGAGACGACCCTCGAGGTGGTCGAGGGGATGCAGTTCGACCGCGGCTATCTCTCCCCCTACTTCGTCACCGACCCGGAGAAGATGGAAGCGGTCCTGGAAGATGCCTATATCCTCCTCAACGAGAAGAAGATCTCGAGCATGAAGGACCTCCTGCCCATCCTGGAACAGATCGCCAAGATGGGCAAACCCCTCCTGATCATCGCCGAGGATGTGGAGGGAGAGGCGTTGGCGACGCTGGTCGTCAACAAATTGAGGGGAACGCTGAAGTGCTGTGCCGTGAAGGCCCCCGGGTTCGGTGATCGCCGAAAGGCCATGTTAGAGGACATCGCCATCCTCACGGGCGGGAGGGTGATCTCCGAAGACCTCGGAATCAAGCTCGAGAACGTCAAACTGACCGATCTGGGTCGGGCCAAGCGCATCGTCGTCGACAAGGACAACACGACGATCGTGGACGGCGCAGGCGATAAAGACGACATCGAGGCCCGGGTCAAACAGATCCGAGTTCAGATCGAGGAAACCACCTCGGATTACGATCGGGAGAAGCTCCAGGAGCGGCTGGCCAAGATCATCGGCGGTGTGGCGGTGATCAACGTGGGGGCCGCCACCGAGACGGAGATGAAGGAGAAGAAAGCCCGCGTAGAGGACGCCCTCAATGCCACTCGGGCGGCGGTCGAAGAGGGGATCGTCCCTGGTGGAGGGGTGGCCTATCTTCGCTGCATCCCCGCCCTGGAGAAACTGAAGGTCGAGGGAGACAAGAAGATCGGCGTCGACATTATCAAAAAGGCCCTGGAAGAACCCATCCGTCAGATCGCCAATAACGCAGGGCAGGAAGGGTCTGTGGTCACCGAGAAGGTGAAGAACGAAAAAGGCGCCTTCGGCTTCGATGCGGCCACGGAGGAGTATACGGACATGATCAAGGCGGGGATCATCGATCCGACCAAGGTCGTCCGACTGGCCCTCCAGAATGCGGCCTCCGTCGCCTCGTTGATGATCACCACCGAAGCGGTCGTCGCCGAGAAACCCGAAAAGAAACCCCAGTATCCTTCGATGCCTCCTGGAGGCGGCATGGGCGGCATGGGAGACATGTATTAA
- a CDS encoding selenium metabolism-associated LysR family transcriptional regulator: MEGAHLPIDFRHLETFCRVATLKSFSKAAEALYLTQPTVSGHILTLEKSLSLRLLDRNRRGVQLTKAGEILYRFATKLLTTKKELLNALSEFSEGLRGELNLGASTIPGEYLLPGILREFKEIYPSLTVSVKIADTREIVKNLLDGGVEFGLVGAKAKHPSLQFETFAEDEIIVIGPPHSPWSRQKNIKMDALMREPWILREEGSGTRMAVESALKRKGRSLKQFHEVMQMGSTSAIKEGVKAGLGLAFISKRAVEEELARGNLSKIDMDGIDPVLRPIYIVSIRGRTLSPLATAFLRFLKKNRKDFASK, from the coding sequence ATGGAAGGGGCCCACCTGCCGATCGATTTCCGGCATCTCGAGACCTTCTGTCGGGTCGCCACCCTGAAGAGCTTCTCGAAGGCGGCCGAGGCACTCTACCTCACCCAGCCCACGGTGAGCGGCCACATCCTCACCCTTGAAAAATCTCTCTCCCTCCGATTGCTCGACCGGAACCGGAGAGGGGTTCAATTGACAAAGGCCGGGGAGATCCTTTACCGGTTTGCCACGAAACTCCTCACCACGAAAAAGGAACTGCTCAATGCCCTGAGCGAATTTTCGGAGGGGCTCCGGGGGGAGCTCAACCTCGGGGCAAGCACCATCCCCGGAGAATATCTCCTGCCGGGGATCTTAAGGGAATTTAAAGAAATCTACCCCTCCTTAACCGTTTCGGTCAAGATCGCCGATACCCGGGAGATCGTCAAAAACCTCCTCGATGGGGGGGTCGAATTCGGTCTGGTAGGAGCGAAGGCAAAACACCCTTCCCTCCAATTTGAAACCTTCGCCGAGGATGAAATCATCGTCATCGGCCCCCCACACTCTCCCTGGTCTCGCCAAAAAAATATCAAGATGGACGCCTTGATGAGAGAACCCTGGATCCTCCGGGAAGAAGGGTCAGGAACACGGATGGCGGTGGAAAGCGCGCTCAAGAGGAAGGGAAGGAGCTTGAAACAGTTCCATGAGGTAATGCAGATGGGGAGCACCTCGGCCATTAAGGAGGGGGTCAAAGCGGGTCTTGGGTTGGCCTTCATCTCGAAGAGGGCAGTGGAAGAGGAATTGGCCAGGGGAAACCTTTCCAAGATCGATATGGACGGTATCGACCCCGTTCTTCGGCCCATCTATATCGTCTCAATTCGTGGAAGGACCCTCTCTCCCTTGGCAACGGCCTTTCTACGCTTTCTCAAGAAAAACCGAAAGGATTTTGCATCGAAATGA
- a CDS encoding TonB family protein yields the protein MSWLVSLGISLLCHSLVAVLLSLNPWPSSLQPPPTAYTVMLMPVTLAEPLPLAPTSTPLPDELRTPSHERTRPVSKPSKGEIVEKVKKREENREVLERLEKAMEEIRKQAALDAIQKRVEKREAAPPPVPIPSPQPSATSPIAPSPSLSGVPRQSKLNEYYGWIWARIKSSWTIPEPLLREGIDLETIIVIIIDREGRVRRAWFEKRSGNSLYDQMAMRAIIKADPLPPIPKELDLETLEVGIRFIPD from the coding sequence ATGAGCTGGCTCGTTTCGTTGGGCATCTCCCTGCTCTGCCACTCCCTTGTGGCGGTGCTCCTCAGCCTGAATCCGTGGCCTTCCTCCCTCCAGCCCCCTCCTACAGCCTACACGGTGATGCTCATGCCTGTGACCCTGGCTGAGCCTCTCCCCCTGGCTCCTACCTCGACCCCGCTCCCCGACGAGCTCAGAACCCCTTCCCACGAGAGGACCAGACCTGTCTCCAAACCGAGCAAAGGAGAGATCGTCGAAAAGGTGAAGAAGAGGGAGGAGAACAGGGAAGTCCTTGAGCGACTCGAGAAGGCCATGGAGGAGATCCGAAAACAAGCGGCCCTCGATGCCATCCAAAAAAGGGTGGAAAAGAGGGAGGCAGCCCCTCCGCCCGTGCCCATCCCTTCTCCCCAGCCATCCGCGACCTCTCCCATAGCGCCTTCTCCCTCTCTCTCGGGGGTTCCAAGGCAATCGAAATTGAACGAATACTACGGCTGGATATGGGCGAGGATCAAGTCCTCCTGGACCATCCCCGAACCGCTCCTCCGGGAAGGGATTGACTTAGAAACGATTATTGTCATAATAATAGACAGAGAGGGCAGGGTTCGAAGGGCATGGTTTGAGAAGAGGTCGGGCAATTCCCTCTATGATCAAATGGCGATGAGAGCGATTATCAAAGCGGACCCCCTCCCTCCCATACCGAAAGAACTGGATCTCGAAACCCTGGAGGTCGGCATCCGCTTTATCCCTGATTAG
- the tolB gene encoding Tol-Pal system beta propeller repeat protein TolB has protein sequence MTKMIRTLALSLCLLLAMNASAWARVYLDINAPAFVQIPIVLPQWKSLDRTPSPITAKIYEVLVENLKLSGFFRVIDHPLLPVHLKDREGIPSMLSLNEWAVTRGEILLGGEVLFEGEGLHLQMKFHLIDLVERKHLAGKHLSGPLQHLRNMVHRVVDETIFHLTGERGVHQTKIAYVMRHGESREIYVADFDGANVRPVTQNQSINLSPAWSPDGQKIAFTSYLKRNPDLYLFDLQRKQMQILSSFPGLNASPSWSPDGKRIALMLGKEGKSDIYLIDANGTNPKRLTSGHGNESTPRWSPDGREIVFSSDRSGSPQIYIMSADGSNVRRLTFEGNYNVSPSWSPKGEQIAYCGRVGGHFHIFTIGVDGSGLKKLTPDGTNNESPCWSPDGRYIAFASNRLGGSKIFIMNANGSNQRPLTPSKGGESSPAWSSRPE, from the coding sequence ATGACCAAGATGATCCGAACCCTTGCCCTCTCGTTGTGCCTCCTCCTGGCGATGAACGCCTCGGCCTGGGCGAGGGTCTACCTCGACATCAACGCCCCGGCCTTTGTCCAGATCCCGATCGTCCTCCCCCAATGGAAATCCCTGGACCGAACCCCCTCTCCCATCACGGCCAAAATCTATGAGGTTCTGGTCGAGAACCTCAAACTCTCCGGATTCTTCAGGGTGATCGACCACCCCCTCCTCCCTGTTCATCTCAAGGACAGGGAGGGGATCCCCAGCATGCTCTCCCTCAACGAGTGGGCGGTCACAAGGGGCGAAATCCTCCTCGGAGGCGAGGTCCTCTTCGAGGGAGAAGGCCTCCACCTCCAAATGAAATTCCATTTGATCGACCTGGTCGAGCGAAAACACCTCGCAGGAAAACATCTTAGCGGACCCCTGCAGCATCTGAGAAATATGGTCCATCGAGTCGTGGATGAAACGATCTTCCATCTGACCGGGGAGAGAGGGGTCCACCAGACGAAGATCGCCTATGTGATGCGGCATGGGGAGAGCCGGGAGATCTATGTGGCCGATTTTGATGGGGCCAATGTGAGACCGGTGACTCAAAACCAGTCGATCAACCTCTCCCCGGCCTGGTCTCCCGATGGCCAGAAGATCGCCTTCACCTCCTATCTTAAACGAAACCCGGACCTCTATCTGTTTGATCTCCAACGAAAACAGATGCAGATCCTCTCTTCGTTTCCAGGGCTCAACGCCTCTCCCTCCTGGTCACCCGATGGCAAACGAATCGCCCTCATGCTGGGAAAGGAGGGAAAGTCTGACATTTACCTCATCGATGCCAACGGGACGAATCCGAAGAGGCTCACCAGTGGCCACGGGAATGAATCCACTCCGAGGTGGTCTCCCGATGGCCGGGAGATCGTCTTCTCGTCGGATCGTTCGGGCTCCCCCCAGATCTACATCATGTCAGCAGACGGGTCGAACGTCCGGCGCCTCACCTTCGAAGGGAATTACAATGTGAGCCCATCCTGGTCGCCCAAAGGAGAGCAGATCGCCTATTGCGGAAGGGTCGGTGGACATTTCCACATCTTCACGATCGGCGTGGACGGGTCCGGACTAAAAAAATTGACCCCAGATGGAACGAACAACGAAAGCCCTTGCTGGTCGCCGGACGGACGATACATCGCCTTCGCCTCCAACCGCCTTGGAGGGTCAAAGATCTTCATCATGAATGCCAATGGGTCGAATCAGAGGCCCCTGACGCCTTCCAAGGGCGGGGAATCAAGCCCGGCCTGGTCCAGCCGGCCGGAATAG
- the pal gene encoding peptidoglycan-associated lipoprotein Pal produces the protein MKPKPYAIPTLFVLFLGLLLFGCPKKTVMKDEPSVAQREAAKVEAERAAKEREAKEAKERELKEKERREMEAAKAKEREEQARREFEKSLVPRKTPGIEGVVFESSMLKMIHFDFDKYDIRPQDAEILKQNAEVLKRFPSVKIQIEGHCDERGTEEYNLALGERRANSTKKYLISLGIAADRMTTISYGEERPLDPGHNEEAWSKNRRAQFVIIAK, from the coding sequence ATGAAGCCCAAACCCTACGCAATCCCCACGCTCTTCGTCCTCTTCCTTGGATTACTCCTCTTCGGCTGTCCCAAAAAAACGGTGATGAAGGATGAGCCCTCGGTGGCTCAGCGCGAGGCCGCCAAGGTGGAAGCCGAACGTGCCGCCAAGGAGAGAGAGGCGAAGGAGGCCAAAGAGAGGGAACTGAAAGAGAAAGAGCGGAGAGAGATGGAGGCGGCCAAGGCCAAGGAGAGGGAGGAGCAGGCCCGCAGGGAATTCGAAAAGAGCCTGGTCCCCAGGAAGACTCCCGGCATCGAAGGGGTGGTCTTCGAAAGCAGCATGCTCAAAATGATTCACTTCGACTTTGACAAATACGATATCCGGCCCCAGGATGCGGAGATCCTGAAGCAGAACGCCGAGGTCTTAAAAAGGTTCCCTTCGGTAAAAATCCAGATCGAGGGCCATTGCGATGAGAGGGGCACGGAAGAATACAATCTCGCCCTCGGGGAGAGGCGAGCCAACAGCACAAAGAAGTACCTCATCTCTCTTGGCATCGCGGCAGACCGCATGACGACGATCAGTTATGGCGAGGAAAGGCCCCTCGACCCAGGACACAATGAAGAGGCCTGGTCCAAAAATCGCAGAGCCCAGTTCGTCATCATCGCCAAATAG
- the ybgF gene encoding tol-pal system protein YbgF yields MGRLEGKIGIGILGLYVLLSGCATPGDIRMLDREIQRLDGQLVQLQKENEAVKREMKRELEALRADLSTLKRETETNQMAQQAEHQKTRADLLLRLETLQTELRTLSTGVDEYKQYLRTPSKEIARMREDTEVRLRILEEKGKAFEERTRSLEERNRALEERNRIYEERLKGVERATEDRLKGVEAKLTELESAIPSRESMAEPRAISTTPAALYKEAYETFQKGDLEGARRKFEAFLKTYPNTDLSDNAQFWIGETYYLKKDYEKAILEYEKVIARYPEGDKVPSALLKQGLAFLELGDKGNARSLLRRVIERYPQTEQAETARKRIDLIK; encoded by the coding sequence ATGGGCAGGCTGGAGGGAAAGATAGGGATCGGGATCCTTGGACTCTACGTCCTTCTGTCCGGGTGTGCCACCCCAGGGGATATTCGGATGCTGGACCGAGAGATCCAGAGGCTCGATGGGCAACTGGTGCAACTCCAGAAGGAGAATGAGGCGGTCAAAAGAGAGATGAAGCGGGAACTCGAGGCTCTCCGGGCCGACCTGTCGACCCTCAAGAGAGAGACCGAAACGAATCAAATGGCCCAACAGGCCGAACACCAGAAGACCCGGGCCGACCTCCTGTTGCGCCTCGAAACCCTCCAAACGGAACTTCGGACCCTCTCCACAGGCGTGGACGAGTACAAACAGTATCTCAGGACGCCGTCGAAGGAGATCGCCCGGATGAGGGAGGATACCGAAGTCCGCCTGAGGATCTTGGAAGAGAAGGGGAAGGCCTTCGAGGAGCGGACCCGGTCCCTCGAGGAGAGGAATCGGGCTTTGGAGGAGAGAAATCGAATTTACGAGGAGCGGTTGAAAGGGGTGGAGAGGGCGACCGAGGACCGGCTCAAGGGGGTGGAGGCGAAGTTGACCGAACTGGAAAGCGCAATCCCCTCCAGAGAGTCTATGGCCGAACCCAGGGCCATTTCCACCACCCCTGCCGCATTATATAAAGAGGCCTACGAAACCTTTCAGAAAGGAGACCTCGAAGGGGCCAGGAGGAAGTTCGAGGCCTTTCTCAAGACCTATCCCAACACGGATCTTTCGGACAACGCCCAGTTCTGGATCGGTGAGACCTACTACCTTAAGAAGGATTATGAGAAGGCGATTCTCGAATATGAGAAGGTGATCGCCCGGTATCCGGAAGGCGACAAGGTCCCCTCCGCCCTGCTTAAACAGGGGCTCGCCTTTCTCGAATTGGGCGACAAGGGCAATGCCCGAAGCCTCCTCCGAAGGGTGATCGAGCGATACCCCCAGACCGAACAGGCGGAAACCGCCAGAAAGAGAATCGATCTGATCAAGTGA
- a CDS encoding DUF2905 domain-containing protein, with translation MFGSDALGKILLLVGVLIALTGLLLMVGDKIPWIGRLPGDILIKKERFTFYFPLTTSILISLLLTLLFTLFRK, from the coding sequence ATGTTCGGATCCGATGCCTTGGGGAAGATCCTTCTTCTGGTCGGCGTCTTGATCGCCCTCACGGGCCTACTCCTCATGGTGGGGGATAAGATCCCCTGGATCGGGAGACTTCCGGGAGACATCCTGATCAAGAAGGAGCGATTCACCTTCTACTTCCCCTTAACGACCTCCATCCTCATCAGTCTCCTGTTGACGCTCCTCTTCACCCTCTTCCGGAAGTGA
- a CDS encoding epoxyqueuosine reductase QueH gives MRILLHICCANCAIFPIEAIRDRGDEVTGYFFNPNIHPYQEYRRRLEALKAYSERGRIEVIYRDEYLLEEFLKGVAHRFKERCHFCYTFRLEATAREALKGGYDRFSTTLLQSIHQDHQQIREIGERVGRGVGIPFHYEDYRRGWKRGLEMSRALGLYRQSYCGCIYSEKERFMGRVPLKESPGGQKDRKEVS, from the coding sequence ATGAGAATTCTTCTCCATATCTGCTGTGCCAACTGCGCCATCTTCCCGATCGAGGCGATCCGGGATAGGGGGGATGAGGTCACCGGTTACTTCTTCAATCCCAACATCCACCCCTATCAGGAATACCGGAGACGTCTGGAGGCCCTCAAAGCATATTCGGAACGCGGCCGGATCGAGGTGATCTATCGGGACGAATATCTCCTTGAAGAGTTTTTAAAGGGGGTGGCCCACCGTTTCAAGGAGCGATGCCATTTCTGCTATACCTTCCGCCTCGAGGCCACAGCCCGAGAGGCGCTTAAGGGGGGATACGACCGTTTTTCTACGACCCTGCTTCAGAGCATTCATCAAGATCACCAGCAGATCAGGGAGATCGGGGAGAGGGTCGGCAGGGGGGTTGGGATCCCCTTCCATTATGAGGATTATCGGCGGGGATGGAAGAGGGGGCTTGAAATGTCGCGGGCCCTCGGATTGTATCGCCAGTCCTATTGCGGGTGCATCTACAGCGAGAAGGAACGGTTTATGGGGAGGGTTCCCCTGAAAGAATCCCCAGGAGGCCAAAAAGACCGAAAGGAGGTGAGTTGA